A single genomic interval of Hippea jasoniae harbors:
- a CDS encoding EAL domain-containing protein — protein MSIKFNDVKELFDTLKNISVVIFNINGAIVAVNKTFLSSTGYSFDSIKGSKICDLIADPFKELCKKSFEKLDSSVLYSPFISMRFKTAYGNEKRFSIYTNVIEIENKKYGVMFGFDITQQEHLKRIYVALKEINQIIIQSENEKELFKNICDSLVGIGFKAAVVARIDENKRVNIVHVSGEGREFFERVIATVDGKSPEGSGTAARAFQSNIIAINPNTKTNPAMAFWRDDLLKYNFLSNCAVPVVKNGRVEYVLLVFSEHTDAFVDEYLDLLKELKFDVEFALKRIDNYRYLKLVGDVLDKINEGVVVVNDDCKIEFANAAVEKLTDNSLKQLIGKSPLFLVGEGNRDCKKHPVYRELQLKGSVSFTYKIKDNYKVKKVLSVTITAVDMVKNKKKFVGILRDSTIPYLQHLKIRQFVRLYRTIYKLNEMLIKNDNEDKIIHSLPELFVNQLSAAVSFVVEYDSSNDDFKVLKTFYKNDIYEGFVEKVFEMLKPLDFDAPFKRAILSDNIKMPSKKEKERFGSFLKKYSLDNCFAIPIKDGVGNPRWALISIFDRGFRITKPVYQLLLQAKRDIDAAIVLAYSRRFSRIINVALNAGQSYVVILDEDFRIIYMNDEAIRMHGYSKEEMLGKKHTVFSSGVHDFAFNRRLLKHLKEGKIFSDVITYRTKDGRLVEGYTTIIPYEEDGKRYYISVGRNITEEIELKRKLAFLSRYDSLTGLPNKDEFIRSVNELLKVSEDSLGVCAIVDINDCSYINQLYGYRVGDVVIREIAQRIVKQLKNNDIAGRFAGDKFSIYLENFTFEEDAIIRLNGLLKELTRAIMVDDITITPSFYMGVSFYPSDATEAEKLLARAESALVAAKRSKENEIEFYKPLTHQKIIQNIQLKNRLYNAFKNKEFVLFYQPYYSVKDGKIAGAESLIRWIRNGKVVPPIEFIEVLENSNFMVEVEEYIVKQALETISLMTNRVPLSVNLSAASFKRDELAKFLENSLQEYGLDGEWLTVEIVERVFFGNTEHTKKVLSSLKQKGIRIAVDDFGTGFSSLTYIKELPIDILKIDLSFIRGMVKSKKDLSLVKLIINIAKEFGLKTTAEGVETNQQLDILKELGCDYVQGYLFSKPIDRDAFLKLLSH, from the coding sequence ATGAGTATCAAGTTTAATGATGTCAAAGAGTTATTCGATACCTTAAAAAACATCAGTGTAGTGATTTTTAACATAAACGGTGCTATTGTCGCTGTAAATAAAACCTTTCTATCTTCAACCGGTTATAGTTTTGATAGTATAAAAGGCAGTAAAATCTGCGATCTTATAGCTGATCCTTTTAAAGAGCTGTGCAAAAAGAGTTTTGAAAAATTGGATAGCTCTGTTTTGTATTCTCCATTTATCAGTATGCGGTTTAAAACAGCTTACGGGAACGAAAAGCGATTTAGCATCTATACAAATGTTATTGAGATTGAAAATAAAAAATACGGTGTAATGTTTGGTTTTGATATAACACAGCAGGAGCACCTCAAGCGGATCTATGTGGCATTAAAAGAGATTAATCAAATTATTATACAAAGCGAAAACGAAAAGGAGCTGTTTAAAAATATCTGCGATTCTTTAGTTGGTATTGGGTTTAAAGCCGCTGTTGTTGCCCGTATAGATGAGAATAAAAGGGTAAACATTGTTCATGTATCAGGAGAGGGCAGGGAGTTTTTTGAGCGAGTTATTGCAACGGTGGATGGTAAATCGCCTGAGGGCTCAGGAACGGCTGCAAGAGCCTTTCAAAGCAATATCATTGCCATAAACCCCAACACAAAAACAAACCCTGCAATGGCATTCTGGAGGGATGATTTATTGAAATACAACTTTTTATCTAACTGTGCTGTGCCTGTAGTTAAAAACGGCAGAGTTGAGTATGTGTTGCTTGTTTTTTCAGAGCATACAGATGCATTTGTCGATGAGTATTTAGATCTTTTAAAAGAGCTAAAGTTTGATGTTGAGTTTGCCTTAAAAAGGATTGATAACTACAGATACTTGAAACTTGTAGGTGATGTTTTAGATAAGATCAATGAGGGTGTGGTGGTAGTAAATGACGATTGCAAGATCGAGTTTGCCAATGCCGCAGTGGAAAAGCTTACTGATAATTCATTGAAGCAGCTGATAGGCAAATCTCCTCTTTTTTTGGTTGGAGAGGGGAATAGAGATTGCAAAAAGCATCCTGTATATAGAGAGTTGCAGTTAAAAGGCAGTGTGAGTTTTACATATAAAATAAAGGATAATTATAAAGTAAAAAAAGTTTTAAGTGTTACTATAACAGCGGTCGATATGGTTAAAAACAAGAAAAAGTTTGTGGGTATTTTAAGGGATAGCACTATACCCTATCTACAACACCTAAAGATTCGCCAGTTTGTCAGACTTTATAGAACAATTTATAAACTCAACGAGATGCTGATAAAAAACGATAACGAAGATAAGATTATCCACAGCTTACCTGAGCTGTTTGTTAATCAATTATCCGCAGCTGTGAGTTTTGTTGTTGAGTATGATAGCTCAAATGACGATTTTAAAGTTTTAAAAACATTTTATAAAAACGATATATACGAAGGATTTGTTGAAAAAGTATTTGAGATGTTGAAACCACTGGATTTTGACGCGCCGTTTAAAAGAGCCATTTTGTCAGACAACATAAAGATGCCCTCAAAAAAGGAAAAAGAGCGGTTTGGTAGTTTCTTAAAAAAATATTCCCTTGATAATTGTTTTGCAATTCCTATAAAAGATGGCGTAGGAAATCCTCGTTGGGCTTTGATATCTATCTTTGATAGGGGTTTTAGAATTACAAAACCTGTTTATCAGCTGCTTCTGCAGGCAAAAAGGGATATTGATGCTGCCATTGTACTGGCTTATTCACGGCGTTTTAGCAGGATTATCAATGTTGCCTTAAATGCAGGTCAATCCTATGTCGTGATTTTGGATGAAGACTTTAGAATCATCTATATGAACGATGAAGCTATAAGGATGCATGGCTACTCAAAAGAGGAGATGCTGGGTAAAAAGCATACGGTATTTTCATCTGGAGTACACGATTTTGCATTTAATAGAAGGCTTCTAAAGCATCTCAAAGAGGGTAAAATCTTCAGTGATGTAATAACATACAGAACAAAAGATGGCAGGCTTGTTGAGGGTTATACAACGATCATACCGTATGAGGAGGATGGCAAGAGATACTATATTTCAGTGGGCAGAAATATTACGGAGGAAATTGAATTAAAAAGAAAACTTGCTTTCCTTTCCCGCTATGATTCTTTAACAGGGCTTCCCAACAAGGATGAATTTATAAGAAGTGTTAATGAATTACTAAAGGTTAGCGAGGATAGTCTGGGTGTTTGTGCCATTGTTGATATTAACGATTGCTCTTACATAAATCAGCTGTATGGCTATAGGGTGGGGGATGTTGTTATAAGAGAGATTGCCCAAAGGATTGTGAAGCAGTTAAAAAATAACGACATAGCAGGGCGTTTTGCAGGTGATAAATTCAGTATATACCTTGAAAATTTCACATTTGAAGAGGATGCGATTATAAGGCTGAATGGTTTATTAAAAGAACTCACCAGAGCGATTATGGTTGATGATATAACCATTACACCTTCATTTTATATGGGCGTGAGTTTTTATCCCTCAGATGCAACAGAGGCAGAAAAGCTCCTTGCAAGGGCTGAGTCTGCGCTTGTTGCTGCAAAACGATCAAAAGAAAACGAGATAGAATTTTACAAACCACTTACCCATCAAAAGATTATTCAGAATATTCAGCTAAAAAATAGACTCTATAACGCTTTCAAAAATAAAGAGTTTGTTCTGTTCTATCAGCCTTATTATTCGGTAAAAGATGGTAAAATTGCAGGTGCAGAATCGTTGATAAGGTGGATTCGTAATGGAAAGGTGGTGCCTCCGATAGAATTTATCGAGGTGCTTGAAAACTCAAACTTTATGGTTGAAGTTGAGGAGTATATAGTCAAACAGGCTTTAGAGACAATCTCTTTGATGACAAACAGGGTTCCTCTATCTGTTAATCTGTCTGCTGCAAGTTTCAAAAGGGATGAGCTTGCAAAATTTTTGGAAAATAGCCTTCAAGAGTATGGGCTGGATGGAGAATGGTTGACTGTTGAAATTGTTGAGAGGGTGTTTTTCGGGAATACGGAGCATACAAAAAAGGTTCTAAGTAGTTTGAAACAAAAAGGTATAAGGATTGCTGTGGATGATTTTGGCACAGGTTTTTCCTCTCTAACTTACATAAAGGAGCTACCCATAGATATTTTGAAGATAGATTTAAGCTTTATAAGGGGAATGGTGAAAAGTAAAAAGGATTTGAGCCTTGTTAAGCTTATAATTAATATAGCAAAGGAGTTTGGTCTAAAAACAACAGCAGAGGGTGTTGAGACAAATCAGCAGCTTGACATACTAAAAGAGCTTGGCTGCGATTATGTTCAGGGATATTTATTTAGCAAACCCATCGATAGGGATGCATTTTTAAAACTTTTAAGCCATTAA
- a CDS encoding HD domain-containing phosphohydrolase, whose translation MRSDLKALLSFILNKWQVNENDRELLELIKESFDADGVNLGLIDVELFNEGSGVIEFKHLFKDRYKETQADTIYLKGAFEEVLNSKRQLNISDYDAYKNRLDAKLCNNIKSLLSTPLLSRDKFYGVLQISKLKTGFFSQDDCDNAFIVSSAIASVVSYKEKDMKLEFNDTIGGLSIEISSSLKDALNIPFDKWLESILKKILYKVDSYITGFIMPYDNIYCVFSKDRNFTYFFKEPTQKVQDWIVYKMYKMGIKQTVTYKEAIDRFNLKPSLEAKKLGVVNGIFVPIEYNGEVVASFAYGFVEPIKDIGFHKMILKRIGLQLVLAIYSFKRLGYLNRVVSTNEEKFIFSLMKVAAIRDSYTKGHSQRVALYSKRIADYLNLTEREQNLLYVAGLLHDLGKIGVPDSVLLKPGKLSHHEFEIIKYHPVFSWEIIKDIDQFKEIALSVKHHHERCDGSGYPDGLKCKEIDFFTRILSIADIFDALTSTRAYRKKERYSVFEALDILKHVSIDRELLNKIKDVLIDGYIIEKTEDEYIELFEVEKERKKIFERDFFTGADRIHSFVRFVDKFIRRSQPFCLYYVDIKNLGYINYKCSIQKGNQILEKLAEGMIKSGKFIRVMRSGSDSFIGMSLNCNQDYRKFFDILSKEILSETGACIDKKFYSTGLFYIAWAFYPNDGKTFEDLLYRLKTTIKKFKFENKLYLEF comes from the coding sequence TTGAGGTCTGACTTAAAGGCTTTGCTGTCCTTTATATTAAATAAATGGCAAGTAAATGAAAATGATAGAGAGTTATTGGAATTGATTAAGGAGTCTTTTGATGCAGATGGTGTTAATCTGGGACTTATTGATGTTGAACTGTTCAATGAAGGCTCTGGTGTAATAGAGTTTAAACATCTATTTAAAGATAGATATAAAGAAACACAAGCCGATACAATATATTTGAAAGGGGCTTTTGAGGAGGTTTTAAACAGTAAGCGTCAATTAAACATTTCAGATTATGATGCCTACAAGAATCGCTTAGATGCAAAGTTGTGCAACAATATAAAATCTCTGTTATCAACGCCACTTTTAAGCCGCGATAAATTTTATGGTGTTCTTCAGATTTCGAAACTTAAAACAGGTTTTTTTAGTCAAGATGACTGTGATAATGCCTTTATTGTAAGCAGTGCAATAGCATCCGTTGTCTCTTATAAAGAAAAAGATATGAAGTTGGAATTCAATGATACTATTGGCGGTTTGTCTATAGAAATTTCCTCTTCCCTGAAGGATGCTTTAAATATACCCTTTGATAAATGGCTTGAAAGCATATTAAAAAAAATCCTTTATAAAGTGGATTCTTATATTACCGGTTTTATCATGCCTTACGATAATATCTACTGTGTTTTCTCAAAAGATAGAAACTTTACATACTTTTTTAAAGAGCCCACACAGAAGGTGCAGGATTGGATAGTTTATAAGATGTATAAAATGGGTATCAAACAAACAGTTACTTACAAAGAAGCCATTGATAGATTTAATCTTAAGCCGTCTTTGGAGGCAAAAAAGCTTGGAGTTGTAAATGGAATTTTTGTGCCCATTGAATACAACGGCGAAGTTGTTGCTTCGTTTGCTTACGGATTTGTCGAACCGATAAAGGATATAGGTTTTCATAAGATGATTTTGAAAAGGATAGGTTTGCAGCTTGTTCTTGCGATTTATTCCTTTAAACGACTGGGGTATCTAAACAGGGTTGTTTCAACAAATGAGGAAAAATTTATCTTTTCTCTGATGAAGGTTGCTGCAATCAGGGATAGTTATACAAAAGGGCATTCTCAGCGAGTTGCCTTATATTCAAAACGGATAGCTGACTATCTGAATCTAACAGAAAGGGAGCAGAACCTTCTCTATGTGGCAGGATTGTTGCATGATTTAGGTAAAATAGGTGTACCGGATTCGGTGTTGTTAAAACCGGGTAAACTATCCCATCATGAATTTGAGATAATCAAATACCATCCCGTTTTTAGCTGGGAGATAATAAAGGATATAGACCAGTTTAAAGAGATTGCTTTAAGTGTAAAGCATCATCACGAAAGATGCGATGGTAGTGGTTATCCAGACGGTCTTAAATGCAAAGAGATCGATTTTTTTACAAGAATTCTTTCTATTGCCGATATATTTGATGCCTTAACTTCAACAAGGGCGTATAGAAAGAAGGAAAGATACTCGGTTTTTGAGGCGCTGGATATTTTAAAACATGTGTCTATCGATAGAGAATTGCTTAACAAAATTAAGGATGTTTTAATTGATGGGTATATTATTGAAAAAACAGAAGATGAATATATAGAGCTATTTGAGGTTGAAAAAGAGAGAAAAAAGATCTTTGAGCGCGACTTCTTCACCGGAGCTGATAGAATCCACAGCTTTGTTAGGTTTGTGGATAAATTTATTAGAAGATCACAGCCGTTTTGCCTTTATTATGTTGATATTAAAAATTTAGGATATATCAACTACAAATGCAGTATTCAAAAAGGTAACCAAATTTTAGAGAAGCTTGCTGAAGGTATGATAAAGAGTGGAAAATTTATTAGAGTTATGCGTTCTGGCTCTGATTCCTTTATAGGGATGAGCCTTAATTGTAATCAAGATTATAGGAAATTTTTTGATATATTATCAAAGGAGATTTTATCAGAAACAGGAGCATGTATTGATAAAAAATTTTATTCTACAGGTTTGTTTTATATTGCATGGGCCTTTTATCCTAATGATGGAAAAACATTTGAAGATTTACTATACCGTTTGAAAACAACGATAAAGAAGTTTAAGTTTGAAAATAAGCTTTATTTAGAATTCTAA